A single Bacillus sp. HMF5848 DNA region contains:
- a CDS encoding solute carrier family 23 protein: MSKKIVLDVNEKPSLGKGLSLSLQHLFAMFGATVLVPFLTELSPAVALVSSGLGTLAFLLITRGMVPAYLGSSFAFIAPIIAAKAAGGVGAAMMGSFLAGLVYGIVALIISVAGYKWLMRLLPAVVVGPVIIVIGLGLASVAVDMAMYNPAGDYSVLHFSAALVTLAITIISSIFLKGVFGLIPILIGIASGYIYSLAIGIVDFSKVIEAKWIQVPDFTIPFVSYTPSVSWEIILLMVPVAVVTLSEHIGHQLVLGEVINRDLVKKPGLHKSILGDGVATMIASFLGGPPNTTYGENIGVLAITRVYSIYVIGGAAVIAVIFGFIGKVSALISSVPTAVMGGVSILLFGIIASSGLRMMIDAKVDLGDKRNLIISSVILVIGIGGAILKFSDKFEIHGMALAALLGILLNVILPVSDNNKSTQSEEKKEHTVA, encoded by the coding sequence ATGTCAAAAAAGATCGTATTAGATGTAAACGAAAAACCGTCATTAGGAAAAGGACTCTCTCTGAGTTTGCAGCATTTGTTTGCTATGTTTGGTGCAACGGTGCTAGTTCCATTTTTAACAGAATTAAGCCCAGCGGTTGCACTTGTATCAAGTGGCTTAGGTACATTAGCTTTTCTTCTTATTACAAGAGGAATGGTACCAGCTTATCTAGGATCATCGTTTGCTTTTATCGCACCAATCATTGCCGCTAAAGCTGCTGGTGGCGTTGGGGCAGCAATGATGGGAAGCTTCTTAGCGGGGCTTGTGTACGGAATAGTTGCACTCATAATAAGTGTCGCAGGTTATAAGTGGTTAATGAGGTTGTTACCAGCGGTTGTTGTAGGTCCTGTCATAATAGTGATCGGTCTTGGATTAGCAAGTGTAGCGGTTGACATGGCAATGTATAACCCGGCTGGCGACTATAGCGTGTTACACTTCTCAGCAGCACTTGTTACTCTAGCTATAACAATTATAAGTTCTATATTTTTAAAAGGAGTTTTTGGACTTATTCCAATTCTTATCGGTATTGCCTCTGGTTATATATATAGTTTAGCTATTGGTATTGTTGATTTTAGTAAGGTTATTGAAGCAAAATGGATTCAAGTACCAGACTTCACCATACCGTTTGTGAGTTACACACCATCAGTTAGTTGGGAAATTATATTGTTAATGGTGCCAGTTGCAGTTGTAACGTTATCAGAGCACATTGGTCATCAGCTTGTTTTAGGAGAAGTTATTAATCGTGATTTAGTGAAAAAGCCAGGGTTACACAAGTCTATCCTAGGAGACGGTGTCGCAACTATGATTGCTTCTTTCCTTGGCGGACCTCCAAATACAACATACGGAGAGAATATCGGTGTTTTAGCCATTACACGTGTATATAGTATTTATGTCATTGGTGGCGCAGCTGTTATTGCAGTAATCTTTGGTTTTATCGGTAAAGTTTCAGCATTAATCTCTTCTGTACCAACTGCTGTTATGGGTGGTGTCTCAATTTTATTATTCGGTATCATCGCTTCTAGTGGGTTGCGCATGATGATTGATGCTAAAGTAGATTTAGGAGACAAACGTAATTTAATTATTTCATCCGTGATCTTAGTAATTGGTATTGGTGGAGCTATCCTGAAGTTCTCTGATAAATTTGAGATTCATGGTATGGCATTAGCGGCATTGTTAGGTATTTTATTAAATGTAATCTTACCAGTAAGTGATAATAATAAGTCAACTCAATCAGAAGAGAAAAAAGAACATACAGTTGCTTAA
- a CDS encoding aspartate carbamoyltransferase catalytic subunit has protein sequence MHVVTLSQFTNKEIENLLSSADHFSKGDKWQVPGLQFAANLFFEPSTRTKLSFEVAEKRLGLDVLHFDEVSSSVQKGESLYDTVKTVEAIGANVIIIRHKENEYYKHLVENVSVPIINAGDGSGHHPTQSLLDLFTIKQQFSTFKGLKVVIVGDIRHSRVARSNIEVLQKLGAVVYVSGPLEWVEESYRHMYLSLDDAVEVCDVVMMLRIQFERHSDANKVQMSVEEYHQKYGLTVEREIRMKTNSIIMHPAPVNRDVEIANCLVECERSRIFKQMENGVYARMAVLQWALQQQKRFSKYTVVI, from the coding sequence ATGCATGTTGTTACGTTATCTCAGTTTACAAACAAAGAGATTGAGAATTTATTGAGTAGTGCAGATCATTTTTCGAAGGGAGACAAATGGCAAGTGCCAGGTCTACAATTTGCAGCTAACTTATTTTTCGAACCAAGTACAAGAACAAAGCTGAGCTTTGAAGTTGCTGAGAAACGGTTAGGACTCGATGTATTACATTTTGATGAAGTATCCTCAAGTGTTCAAAAAGGTGAAAGCTTATATGATACAGTTAAAACAGTGGAAGCTATTGGTGCAAATGTAATTATTATCCGACATAAAGAAAACGAATATTATAAGCATTTAGTCGAAAATGTTTCTGTGCCAATAATTAACGCTGGTGATGGTAGCGGGCATCATCCAACTCAATCATTATTAGATTTGTTTACTATTAAACAACAATTTTCTACTTTTAAAGGCTTAAAAGTCGTTATTGTTGGAGATATACGTCATAGTCGTGTAGCGCGTTCTAATATCGAAGTGTTACAAAAGCTTGGGGCGGTCGTGTACGTATCAGGGCCATTAGAGTGGGTTGAGGAAAGTTATCGACATATGTATCTTTCACTTGATGATGCGGTTGAGGTATGTGATGTTGTTATGATGCTAAGAATACAGTTTGAGCGTCATTCGGATGCGAACAAAGTACAAATGTCAGTTGAAGAGTATCATCAAAAGTACGGTTTAACTGTTGAACGGGAAATAAGAATGAAAACAAACAGTATCATTATGCATCCAGCTCCTGTAAACCGTGACGTAGAAATTGCTAATTGCCTTGTTGAATGTGAACGTTCAAGAATTTTCAAGCAAATGGAAAACGGCGTATATGCCCGAATGGCTGTTTTACAGTGGGCTTTACAACAACAAAAGAGATTTTCAAAGTATACGGTAGTCATTTAA
- a CDS encoding dihydroorotase — protein MDFIIKNGKILSELGELVQCDIKIVDGTISEMGKDLVCETMHTIDACGNFISPGFVDVHVHLREPGGENKETIATGTEAAARGGFTTIAAMPNTRPVPDTVEQLKWLNNRIKETAKVRVLPYASITVRELGKELTNFSGLKEEGAFAFTDDGVGIQSAGIMLEAMKRAGAINATIVAHCEENTLINKGCIHDGKVARANNLNGIPSVCESVHIARDILLAEATGCHYHVCHVSTKESVRVIRDAKRAGINVTAEVTPHHLLLCEEDIDKLHSNYKMNPPLRGQDDKEALLQGLLDGTIDCIATDHAPHTNEEKAASIEEAPFGIVGLETAFPLLYTHFVKKNIMSLQQLINFLTKKPADIFGMPYGRLELGTVADVTIIDLNDKQPIDPQRFASKGKNTPFTNWDCVGWPVMTVVNGEIVWDKGGVHA, from the coding sequence ATGGATTTTATTATAAAAAATGGCAAAATTCTTAGTGAATTAGGGGAACTAGTGCAGTGTGACATAAAAATTGTCGATGGAACCATTTCTGAAATGGGCAAAGATCTTGTCTGTGAAACTATGCATACAATTGATGCTTGCGGTAACTTCATAAGTCCTGGCTTTGTAGATGTTCATGTACATTTACGAGAGCCAGGTGGCGAAAATAAGGAAACAATAGCAACAGGGACGGAGGCAGCAGCTAGAGGCGGCTTTACAACAATTGCTGCGATGCCGAATACACGACCTGTTCCAGATACTGTAGAGCAGTTAAAGTGGTTAAATAATAGAATTAAAGAAACAGCAAAAGTTCGTGTTTTACCGTACGCTTCCATTACAGTTCGCGAGCTAGGTAAAGAGTTAACTAATTTTTCTGGTCTTAAAGAAGAAGGTGCGTTTGCTTTTACAGACGATGGTGTAGGTATTCAATCTGCTGGGATAATGCTTGAAGCGATGAAGCGTGCCGGAGCTATAAATGCTACTATCGTTGCTCATTGTGAAGAAAATACGTTAATAAATAAAGGCTGTATTCATGATGGAAAGGTAGCAAGAGCTAATAACCTGAACGGTATCCCATCTGTTTGTGAGTCAGTTCATATTGCTAGAGATATTTTGTTAGCAGAAGCTACAGGCTGTCACTATCATGTTTGTCATGTTAGTACGAAAGAGTCTGTTCGTGTAATACGTGACGCTAAGCGTGCTGGAATAAACGTAACAGCAGAGGTGACCCCGCATCACTTATTATTATGTGAAGAAGATATTGACAAGTTACATAGCAACTACAAAATGAATCCGCCGTTAAGAGGCCAAGATGATAAAGAAGCTTTACTTCAAGGCTTACTAGATGGCACGATTGACTGTATTGCTACGGATCATGCTCCACATACGAATGAAGAAAAAGCAGCAAGTATTGAAGAGGCTCCATTTGGGATTGTAGGGTTAGAAACAGCTTTTCCATTGTTATATACACATTTTGTGAAAAAAAACATTATGTCATTACAGCAGCTTATTAATTTTTTAACAAAAAAACCTGCAGACATATTTGGTATGCCGTATGGTCGATTGGAGCTAGGTACCGTTGCTGACGTTACAATTATTGATTTAAACGATAAACAACCAATAGATCCACAACGCTTTGCTTCAAAAGGGAAAAATACACCGTTCACTAATTGGGATTGTGTTGGATGGCCTGTTATGACTGTGGTAAATGGAGAGATTGTTTGGGATAAGGGAGGCGTTCACGCTTGA
- a CDS encoding carbamoyl phosphate synthase small subunit: protein MKRQLVLEDGTTFIGKAFGSEEKTIGEVVFNTGMTGYQEILSDPSYCGQIITLTYPLIGNYGVNRDDFESIYPALKGLIVKEHCDTPSNWRSQMSLHEYMKSKNIPGLAGIDTRKLTRKIRQYGTLRGAFCSITEDPLEVAEQLTRMSLPSNQVQQVSTKTAYANPGRGYRIVLMDFGMKHGILRELTRRDCDVVVVPYNTSAEDIIRLSPDGIMLSNGPGDPKDVPEAVDTIRNLVGKVPIFGICLGHQLFALASGANTEKLKFGHRGSNHPVKDLRTGKVAITSQNHGYTVTESSILRTQLTVTHVALNDGTIEGLCSNEYPAFTVQYHPEASPGPDDANGLFDEFMTMIQAFKRKGNTSCLNA from the coding sequence TTGAAAAGACAGCTTGTGTTAGAGGATGGAACAACTTTTATTGGTAAAGCGTTTGGAAGTGAAGAAAAAACAATCGGAGAAGTAGTATTTAATACAGGAATGACTGGCTATCAGGAGATACTTTCAGACCCATCCTATTGTGGGCAGATTATTACACTAACATATCCGTTAATAGGTAATTATGGAGTGAATCGTGACGATTTCGAATCCATTTATCCTGCATTAAAAGGATTAATTGTGAAGGAGCATTGTGATACACCATCTAATTGGCGCAGTCAAATGTCATTACATGAATATATGAAGTCAAAGAATATACCAGGATTAGCAGGCATTGATACACGCAAGCTAACTCGTAAGATTCGACAATATGGAACGTTAAGAGGTGCATTTTGCTCTATAACTGAAGACCCATTGGAAGTAGCGGAGCAATTAACACGTATGTCACTTCCATCAAATCAAGTGCAACAAGTTTCTACGAAAACCGCTTACGCCAATCCTGGAAGAGGATATCGTATTGTGTTAATGGATTTTGGTATGAAGCATGGCATTCTTAGAGAATTAACAAGACGAGACTGTGATGTTGTTGTTGTTCCATACAATACAAGTGCAGAGGATATTATAAGACTAAGTCCAGACGGTATTATGCTAAGCAATGGTCCTGGTGATCCAAAGGATGTACCGGAGGCAGTCGATACTATACGGAATTTAGTTGGAAAAGTACCGATATTCGGAATCTGCTTAGGACACCAATTGTTCGCTTTAGCATCGGGTGCTAATACAGAAAAATTAAAGTTTGGTCATAGAGGCTCTAATCATCCAGTGAAGGATCTTAGAACAGGAAAGGTCGCTATTACATCACAAAACCATGGGTATACCGTTACAGAGAGCTCAATTTTGAGAACTCAACTAACTGTGACGCATGTTGCTTTGAATGATGGAACAATTGAAGGTCTATGTTCAAATGAATACCCAGCATTTACTGTTCAATATCACCCTGAAGCCTCCCCTGGTCCTGACGATGCTAATGGATTGTTCGATGAATTCATGACTATGATACAAGCTTTTAAACGAAAGGGGAACACATCATGCCTAAACGCTTAG
- the carB gene encoding carbamoyl-phosphate synthase large subunit has translation MPKRLDIQTVLVIGSGPIVIGQAAEFDYAGTQACIALKEEGYRVVLVNSNPATIMTDTTMADKVYIEPLTFEFVSKIIRKERPDAILPTLGGQTGLNIAVQLAKAGVLEEFKVEVLGTKLSAIEKAEDRELFRNLMNELGEPVPDSTIIHTLEEAYQFINEVGYPVIVRPAYTLGGTGGGICSTEEELIETVCSGLKNSPVSQCLLEKSIAGFKEIEYEVMRDSADHAIVVCNMENIDPVGVHTGDSIVVAPSQTLSDREYQLLRNVSLKIIRALEIEGGCNVQLALDPDSFQYYIIEVNPRVSRSSALASKATGYPIAKLAAKIAIGLTLDEMMNPVTGKTYACFEPSLDYVVTKIPRWPFDKFESANRHLGTQMKATGEVMAIGRTFEESILKAVRSLEADVFHLELKNSHIIDDALIEKRIRRAGDERLFYLAEAIRRGRNIGEIFDWSKIDVFFLEKIANIVRFERELQSHKQDINVLLKAKQLGFSDSIIARLWNMTERELFQLRRDNNILPVYKTVDTCAAEFESTTPYFYGTYEDENESIVSGRKSVVVLGSGPIRIGQGIEFDYATVHSVWAIKEAGYEAIIVNNNPETVSTDFSISDKLYFEPLTVEDVMHILELEQPEGVIVQFGGQTAINLAEELSGRGIKILGTSLEDLDRAENRDLFEQTLEQLAIPQPVGRTATSVEEAVSIANGIGYPVLVRPSYVLGGRAMEIVYDKHELLYYMNNAVNINPNHPVLIDKYMVGKEIEVDAISDGETVYIPGIMEHIERAGIHSGDSIAVYPPQSLSPAVKQKIVDYTIQLGRGLKIVGLLNIQFVICQEEVYVIEVNPRSSRTVPFLSKITGVPMANIATKTILGIKLEELGFSTGLLTEQDGVFVKAPVFSFAKLRNVDITLGPEMKSTGEVMGKDTTVEKALYKGLVAAGMTIEKTGTVLMTVADKDKEEAVKIAERFAKIGFNILATTGTAETLQQNGIRVNEVNKIGTEGPNLLDVIRKGEAQFVINTLTKGKQPQRDGFKIRRESVENGVPCLTSLDTADAILRVLEMMNFQTESMPSELIEREVTLL, from the coding sequence ATGCCTAAACGCTTAGATATACAAACTGTACTGGTGATTGGCTCTGGACCAATAGTTATAGGGCAAGCAGCTGAATTTGATTATGCGGGTACACAAGCTTGTATCGCTTTAAAGGAAGAAGGGTATCGTGTTGTTCTCGTGAATTCTAATCCTGCCACTATCATGACTGATACAACAATGGCTGACAAAGTATATATAGAACCTTTAACTTTCGAATTTGTAAGCAAAATAATTCGTAAAGAACGACCAGATGCTATATTACCAACATTAGGTGGACAAACAGGTCTTAACATTGCTGTTCAGCTAGCAAAAGCAGGAGTCCTAGAAGAATTTAAAGTAGAAGTACTTGGTACAAAGCTATCTGCTATTGAAAAAGCAGAGGATCGCGAGCTGTTTCGTAATTTAATGAATGAGCTAGGAGAGCCAGTTCCAGATAGTACAATTATTCACACGTTAGAAGAGGCATATCAGTTTATAAATGAAGTGGGCTATCCAGTTATTGTTCGACCAGCGTACACGCTTGGTGGGACTGGCGGAGGTATTTGCTCAACAGAAGAAGAATTGATTGAAACGGTATGTAGTGGTTTGAAAAATAGCCCAGTTAGTCAATGTTTGCTAGAAAAAAGCATTGCAGGATTCAAAGAAATCGAATATGAGGTAATGCGTGATAGTGCCGATCATGCGATTGTCGTATGTAATATGGAGAATATTGATCCTGTTGGTGTTCATACGGGTGACTCCATTGTAGTTGCTCCGAGTCAAACATTGAGTGATAGAGAATATCAGCTTCTGAGAAATGTTTCGTTAAAGATAATTCGCGCACTTGAAATAGAAGGTGGCTGTAACGTCCAGCTTGCACTTGACCCAGATAGCTTTCAATACTACATTATTGAAGTTAACCCACGTGTCAGTCGTTCTTCTGCTCTTGCATCTAAGGCAACAGGTTATCCAATCGCAAAACTAGCAGCGAAGATTGCTATCGGATTAACATTAGATGAAATGATGAACCCTGTTACAGGGAAAACGTATGCCTGCTTTGAGCCATCACTTGACTATGTCGTAACAAAAATTCCACGATGGCCGTTTGATAAATTTGAATCAGCTAATCGTCATTTAGGAACACAAATGAAAGCCACAGGAGAAGTAATGGCTATAGGGCGGACGTTTGAAGAGTCTATTTTAAAAGCGGTGCGCTCACTAGAGGCGGATGTGTTCCATCTTGAATTAAAGAATAGTCATATAATTGATGATGCTCTCATTGAAAAGCGTATTAGACGAGCTGGTGACGAAAGATTATTTTATTTAGCAGAAGCAATCCGTCGTGGTCGCAATATCGGAGAGATATTTGACTGGAGTAAAATCGATGTCTTCTTTCTTGAGAAAATCGCGAATATTGTTCGCTTTGAACGTGAACTTCAATCTCACAAACAAGACATAAATGTACTTCTTAAAGCGAAGCAATTAGGATTTTCTGATAGTATTATTGCTCGCCTTTGGAACATGACGGAGAGGGAATTGTTCCAATTACGCCGCGATAATAATATTTTACCAGTATATAAAACTGTTGATACGTGTGCAGCAGAATTCGAATCAACTACTCCATATTTTTATGGGACATACGAGGATGAAAATGAATCGATAGTATCAGGGCGAAAAAGTGTTGTTGTATTAGGCTCAGGTCCGATACGAATTGGTCAAGGAATCGAATTTGATTATGCAACTGTTCATAGCGTGTGGGCTATTAAAGAAGCAGGCTATGAAGCTATCATTGTTAATAACAACCCAGAGACAGTATCAACAGACTTTAGTATCTCTGACAAGCTATACTTTGAGCCATTAACCGTTGAAGATGTTATGCATATTCTTGAATTAGAACAACCAGAGGGTGTTATAGTACAATTTGGAGGACAAACGGCGATAAATTTAGCTGAGGAGCTTTCAGGTCGAGGAATAAAAATTCTTGGTACATCTTTAGAGGACTTGGATCGAGCTGAAAATCGAGATTTATTTGAGCAAACACTAGAACAGCTTGCCATCCCACAGCCTGTAGGGCGAACGGCAACCTCTGTTGAGGAAGCAGTGTCGATTGCAAACGGAATAGGCTATCCTGTCTTAGTACGTCCATCGTATGTACTAGGTGGTAGGGCTATGGAAATTGTTTATGATAAACATGAATTATTGTACTACATGAATAACGCTGTAAACATCAATCCAAACCATCCTGTTTTAATAGACAAATATATGGTTGGAAAAGAAATAGAGGTTGATGCGATTTCTGACGGAGAGACAGTCTATATTCCAGGGATTATGGAGCATATTGAGCGAGCGGGTATTCACTCGGGTGACTCCATTGCGGTGTATCCACCACAAAGCTTATCACCTGCTGTGAAGCAGAAAATTGTTGATTACACTATTCAACTTGGTAGAGGATTAAAAATCGTAGGGTTGTTAAACATTCAATTTGTTATATGTCAGGAAGAAGTGTATGTCATAGAAGTAAACCCGCGTTCAAGTCGTACTGTACCATTTTTAAGCAAAATAACAGGAGTACCTATGGCGAATATTGCAACGAAAACAATCCTTGGAATAAAACTAGAAGAGCTTGGCTTTTCGACAGGTCTTTTAACAGAGCAAGACGGTGTATTTGTAAAAGCACCAGTATTTTCATTTGCAAAATTGAGAAATGTTGATATTACATTGGGACCTGAGATGAAATCAACTGGAGAAGTAATGGGTAAAGATACAACAGTTGAGAAGGCACTATATAAAGGTCTAGTTGCAGCAGGAATGACTATTGAAAAGACTGGTACTGTATTGATGACGGTTGCTGATAAAGATAAAGAGGAGGCCGTAAAAATTGCAGAGCGGTTTGCAAAAATCGGCTTTAACATCTTGGCAACAACTGGAACGGCTGAAACTTTACAGCAAAATGGTATTCGTGTAAATGAGGTTAATAAAATTGGAACAGAGGGACCTAACCTCCTGGATGTTATTCGCAAGGGAGAAGCACAGTTTGTTATAAATACTTTAACAAAAGGTAAACAACCACAAAGAGATGGTTTTAAAATTCGTCGAGAATCAGTCGAAAATGGTGTACCTTGCTTGACATCACTCGATACAGCTGACGCAATATTACGTGTACTTGAAATGATGAACTTTCAAACAGAATCTATGCCAAGCGAACTAATTGAGCGCGAGGTGACGTTGCTGTGA